GCTCGGCTACCAACGGCCAGCACACCATTGGCACACCGGCGACCACCGCCTCCAGCGTCGAGTTCCATCCGCAGTGGGTTACGAACGCACCAGTGGACGAGTGACGCAGCACCTCCACCTGTGGCACCCAGGACGCAGTCACCACGAAGCCCCTGTCCGCGGTCCCGGCCAAGAACCCCTCCGGGAGAAGGGACAGCGCCGCGTCCGGTCCGCCGGCGGCTGCGGCGAAGGCAGGAGGCGCGCGCCGCACCCACAAGACCCTGTCCCCGGACTTCTGGGGCCCCTTGGCCATCTCCCTGATCTGCTCGAGCGACACCGTGCATCGGCTGCCGAAGCAGAGGACCACGACGCTGCGCTCGGGCTGCGCGTCCAGCCACGGGAGGCATGGGTGTCTTTCCTCCCCCTCTGCCCCCTCCGCGATCAACGGCCCGACGCAGTAGACCGGCGGCGTGGCGCGGTCGGGGAGGCAGCGCCCGTTTCTAAGCGCCGCCACCGCTGAGCCCTCCAGCGCGTCGAAGGTGTTCACCAGAATGCCGCTCGCAGCCGCGATCCGACCGAATACGTCCAGCACAGTCGCGTACAGGTCCGTTCCGCTGTCGAGCACCGCGTCGACCAAGTGAGACGCCGGCATCGGGGGCATGCCGGGGAACGACACGGGCGTATCGCCGAGATCTTTCAAGTTTCCGGCGTGCCAGGAGCAAAACAAAGGCAATTGGAGGAAGATGGAGAGGCTGGCGGCGCCTGTGGAGAAGAACATGTGCCCCGGGATACCCAGCTCCGCGGCTACGCCGAGGTCACAGACGGCGAGCATGTCGGCCACGAGCGCGTGGACATCGGGGAGGCTACGGAGGAAGTCCCGCAGGACAGGTGCCTGGGAGCGGGAGGTCGCCTGCATGCGTATGAACGGGTGGGCGGCAGCGGAGGCGGCGTCGAGGCcgggagggggagggagggagTGGACGGAGAGGGAGGGGAGCCGGGAGGCGTACCGGCAGATGGTGGAGCGGAAGGCCGGGGCGGTGAGGGATGGGCCCGGGACGGCGACGGTCACCGCGAGGCCGCGACGGAGGCACATCGCGGCGAACTCCAGCATGGAGATGAGGTGGCTTAGGCTCTGGCCGGCGACGACGACCACCCTTCTTGGCGTTGACATTGGAGTGTTCTGATTCAGCTTTGCTTGGTGGCCTGGCCTGTGAACTTTGGAGTTGAGATTTGCACACTGGAGGAGAGAAACGAGTGGTCCGTGTCACTTGTATCGTCTTTTTACTTGTATTTTCTTTTTCATGATATATAATACGTGTGTCTCATTCATATTTCCACCGCCTTAAAATAAATAATGTGATTGATTTATAAGccgaaaaccaaaaaaaattctGCTGATATCATCTATTCATACGTGGCAAAATGAGTGGTGATGGAGGCGTGTGGGCGATGTGcaaacgcccacacgtgtggcaggAAGGGAGACGCACCACACGTCTCTAATGTAAACATATTGTCACGTcatcgcatgcatgcatgtagtaatctttttggattttcagtttttaaaatgttttaCCTCTTAAACAAAAAATCCGATTCAAaatccgttttcaccattaaatccctcgcgatgagatctttgaaactagatcccatgttgatatgttttgatgaattttttttttgcattaaaagttgccatgtctattgcatatgaattgccatgatgtttacactgaagttgccatgatatgtttcagctattttcttctatatttaaaagtaaattttgacatttataaaatggggaattaagaaactagacttgccatgaaccataaactaaaattgccatgatacATGCACATAATATTGCCGTGgttcatacaaaaaataattttcatggtcaAAATACTGGAGTTGCCATCATCAAAatactaaaattgccatgatctacaaactaaaattgccacatggcaactttagtttaaGCCCTATGACAACTGCAGTGTAAACATCGTGACAACTTCTGGCAAAAAAAATTTCGtcgaaacatatcaacatggggtctagttttgaagatcttgtcgagacggatttaatggtgaaaacggattTTTAGTTCGCTTTTTTATTTAGGAGATACAACATTTTTAAGccgaaaaccaaaaaaaattctGCTGATGTCATCTATTCATACGTGGCAAAATAAATGGTTATGGAGGCGTGTGGGCGATGAGcaaacgcccacacgtgtggacGTTAACATTTCCGTTGATTTAATACAACTTGGTACTAAATCACCACACTTATTTTAGGGCGAGGGAGTATATCATAAGGATTTATAATAAAAAACCGAAAAGACAACATAACACGTCTTTGCATAAGAAAAACACCAACCAAGAAAACAATCACAATCAAAACTGAATAATTTCTTGAGCTTGACACCATTGTCAGTCACCTGCCTTTGATGTCACTATAACAGCCACAAAAAAATGAATCACCTCGAGCTTGACGCGGCTCAATCGCTGATATGCAGCTTTGCGGACCTTGAAGATGGCTCATCAAAGGCGGAGCCATTACGTTGAATGAATCAGACCGGGGCAACACCTCAGACACGTCGTCGAACTCCAAATCTGGCACCCCAGCAAGACTAAGACATCGGAGGAGGAAACCATACCTACCAGCCACGAACCACAAACCCAGCGCACGATCCACCATCTTCTAAATGCCACCAATGCAGACAACAATCTACATCCGCTCCTGGACTACCTCCCAAACTCCACGTCGGCGCTGGAGCAAACGGCATCGCATCGGGAGGGGGGGACCACGAGGATGCTGTCGTCGCCACCCTATCCTAACTTGAACAAACTGGTTTCCAAATCCATCCGCAACCATAGGACCGATCGCCTCAGTGGGAAGGATCTGAAGCTTCTTTATTCATTGCCTCCATCGccgcctcccaagcaagacattGGACGACCCAAAAAACACTAAGCTACTACGGCATAACCTAAAGCTACATGATCCACACtaatacatccattttgcatcatgcttttatattgatatttattgcattatgggctgctattacacattatatcataatacttatgcatattc
Above is a window of Triticum urartu cultivar G1812 unplaced genomic scaffold, Tu2.1 TuUngrouped_contig_6097, whole genome shotgun sequence DNA encoding:
- the LOC125530132 gene encoding anthocyanidin 5,3-O-glucosyltransferase-like — protein: MSTPRRVVVVAGQSLSHLISMLEFAAMCLRRGLAVTVAVPGPSLTAPAFRSTICRYASRLPSLSVHSLPPPPGLDAASAAAHPFIRMQATSRSQAPVLRDFLRSLPDVHALVADMLAVCDLGVAAELGIPGHMFFSTGAASLSIFLQLPLFCSWHAGNLKDLGDTPVSFPGMPPMPASHLVDAVLDSGTDLYATVLDVFGRIAAASGILVNTFDALEGSAVAALRNGRCLPDRATPPVYCVGPLIAEGAEGEERHPCLPWLDAQPERSVVVLCFGSRCTVSLEQIREMAKGPQKSGDRVLWVRRAPPAFAAAAGGPDAALSLLPEGFLAGTADRGFVVTASWVPQVEVLRHSSTGAFVTHCGWNSTLEAVVAGVPMVCWPLVAEQWMNKAYIVEDMKVGVEVRGYKRGGLVRADDVDAAVRQIMDMEPERLRALEERIMAVKKSAHAVWKEGGSSYTAFTEFMKQME